The window CGCAGATTTCCAAGGTCTTCGGTTCGGTGCAGGCCGCGGAATCCACGGATCAGGACGTGATTCTTCTCGGCGACCACAACGCGCCGGCCACGTCGAGCTGGTGGACGCCGTTCACGTCGTTGATCCCGACCGTCGGTTGGAAGATCAACGATCCGACGACGCTGAATTCCTCGGGCGCGTACGCCTCGGCCTACGACCATTTCTGGTTTCAGGCGTCCTATCTCACGGAGTTTTCCTCCGCCGGGCGCGACTACGTTGCGAACACGCAGAACTTTGTCACAAACCTGTCCGACCACGTCCCGATCTGGATGAAACTCTACAGTACGGCGGATACGGACTGATCGACGGCCGTCTCGCTCGACGCGGCGGCGGCGCGCGGCTACATTCTCGGCATGTCCGGCGAGCACGTGCTCCAGGTCCGAAATCTTCGCGTCGATTACCGGCGCGGGCGCGCGCTCACGCACGCGGTGCGCGGCGTCGATCTCGACATTTTTGCCGGCGAGTCGCTCGGCATCATCGGCGAGTCCGGCTGCGGTAAGAGTTCGCTCGGCAAATCGGTGTTGGGACTCGTCCCATCGACGGCGGACGACAGCCGGCTTTTCGGCGTCGCCACGAGCGGGCTTTCGCGCGACGGGTGGAATCGAGTGCGACGACGGGCGCAGATGGTCTTTCAGGACGTGGGCGGCGCGCTCTCGCCGCGCATGCGCGTCGGCGATGCCGTGACCGAAGGCCTCCTCGTCCACGGAATGATCGGCGGGCGTGAGGCGCGGCGCGAAAAGGCCGCCGAAGTGCTCAATCTTGTCGGGCTGGATGGAGGCGTCGCGCGCCGTTTTCCCCACGAATTGTCGGGCGGCCAGCGGCAGCGCGTGCTCATCGCCAGGGCCTTGTCGCTCGAACCCGAGTTCGTCGTCGCCGACGAGCCCATCGCCTCACTCGACGTGTCGGTCCAGACGCAGATCCTTGCACTCCTCGACGAAATTCGACGCGCTCGATCATTCACGCTCATGTTCATCACGCACGATATCCGCGCCGTGAAGGCGCTGTGTTCGCGCGTTGCGGTCATGTATGACGGACGCATCGTCGAGCAAGGACCAACCGCCGAGGTGCTGCGAAATCCCGCGCACCCCTATACGCGTCTTCTCATCGATTCCGTGCCGTCGTTGGATTCCGTGGTCGAGAAAAGTCGAATATCGTAATTTGCCCACCAGAAATCGGGGGAAGCGTTGCGTACACGAACACTCGGCTGGACCGGCGAAAAACTGTCCGTCATCGGATTCGGTGCGTGGGCCATCGGCGGCGGCGGTTGGGAATTTGGCTGGGGGCCGCAGGACGACGCCGATTCGATCCGCGCGATCCATGTGGCGCTCGATATCGGCGTGAACTGGATCGACACGGCGGCGGTGTATGGCCTCGGGCGATCGGAACGCGTCGTGGCGAAGGCGCTCGAAGACCGCCGGGACC is drawn from Deltaproteobacteria bacterium and contains these coding sequences:
- a CDS encoding ABC transporter ATP-binding protein; this encodes MSGEHVLQVRNLRVDYRRGRALTHAVRGVDLDIFAGESLGIIGESGCGKSSLGKSVLGLVPSTADDSRLFGVATSGLSRDGWNRVRRRAQMVFQDVGGALSPRMRVGDAVTEGLLVHGMIGGREARREKAAEVLNLVGLDGGVARRFPHELSGGQRQRVLIARALSLEPEFVVADEPIASLDVSVQTQILALLDEIRRARSFTLMFITHDIRAVKALCSRVAVMYDGRIVEQGPTAEVLRNPAHPYTRLLIDSVPSLDSVVEKSRIS